The Solenopsis invicta isolate M01_SB chromosome 12, UNIL_Sinv_3.0, whole genome shotgun sequence genome window below encodes:
- the LOC120359286 gene encoding uncharacterized protein LOC120359286, with translation MKLMLLIKNDDQLITFTGINHSLLSSLTEAVILCEKKHYTNKFSNSVQDRIVLCLCKLQLNLPFSCLAVLFGLNRKSCSKNVYYMIQLLSTILKKVIYRPSKEEIMKSMPKCFENFKQTLIVLDCTEISVEKPTSLKCWLKLYSHYKGCETVKLLIGVAPSGLITFLSEAYGGRASDKTIFNQSKIIDKMDATRDAIMVDKGFNIKMECLENNVQLIIPPKLGQNTQLNTDKVAHTNKIAAARVHVERAIQRFKMFKIVKCKISWTLIPYIDDICTIIAGLTNLKNPILADDKF, from the coding sequence atgaagttaatgcttttaataaaaaatgatgatcAGTTAATAACATTTACTGGAATAAATCATAGTCTATTGAGCAGCTTAACAGAAGCAGTGATACTATGTGAGAAAAAACACTACACAAACAAGTTTTCTAATTCAGTACAGGATAGAATAGTATTGTGCTTATGCAAACTTCAATTAAATTTGCCTTTTTCTTGTTTAGCAGTGCTGTTTGGTTTAAATAGAAAAAGCTgctcaaaaaatgtttattacatgATTCAATTATTGTCTACCATTTTAAAGAAAGTTATATACCGGCCTTcaaaagaagaaattatgaaaagtatgccaaaatgttttgaaaatttcaaacaaactcttatTGTATTAGATTGTACAGAAATATCAGTAGAGAAACCTACTTCCTTGAAATGTtggttaaaattatattcacacTACAAAGGATGTGAAACTGTGAAATTATTAATAGGCGTAGCACCTTCTGGGCTAATTACTTTTCTAAGTGAAGCTTATGGTGGTCGAGCATccgataaaacaatttttaatcaaagcaaaataattgataaaatggATGCGACAAGAGATGCAATCATGGTGGATAAaggttttaacattaaaatggAATGTCTAgaaaataatgtgcaattaataATTCCACCAAAACTTGGGCAAAACACTCAATTAAATACAGATAAAGTAGCACATACTAATAAAATTGCAGCAGCTCGTGTACACGTTGAACGAGCTATTCAAAGATTTAAAATGTTCAAGATAgtcaaatgtaaaatttcatgGACATTGATTCCTTACATAGATGATATTTGTACTATTATTGCTGGacttacaaatttgaaaaatccaATTCTTGCTGAcgacaaattttaa